One window from the genome of Bacteroidota bacterium encodes:
- a CDS encoding ABC transporter ATP-binding protein, translating to MNGLHKKYKDVYAVNGLDITVYEGDVFGFLGPNGAGKSTTIRMLMTLIFPTAGDIKLFGRDIYKERKYILGRVGAIVEKPDFYGYLTAYKNLEILARTSGYPVTKKRIMEILEMVGLEKRYSSKVKTFSHGMKQRLGIAQALIHDPKLIILDEPTTGLDPQGMKEIRELVVSLSKDHQKTIFLSSHILYEVELIANRMVIIDKGKAVIEGYVEDLLNAAETRVNIEVSNPEKSVQIINESDFKGRIDDVSNSTIIMFMKKDEIAPLNRKLVENGIEVSSLIPTRSLEEYFLNLTGKGE from the coding sequence ATAAACGGCCTCCACAAAAAATACAAGGATGTTTATGCCGTTAACGGTCTCGACATCACCGTGTATGAAGGAGATGTCTTTGGCTTTCTTGGTCCCAACGGAGCCGGCAAAAGCACCACGATAAGAATGCTGATGACCCTTATCTTCCCTACTGCAGGTGACATCAAACTGTTCGGAAGGGACATCTACAAAGAAAGAAAATATATTCTTGGCAGAGTTGGCGCCATTGTTGAGAAACCCGATTTTTATGGTTACCTCACAGCCTACAAAAATCTTGAGATTCTTGCCCGCACTTCAGGATATCCTGTTACAAAAAAGAGAATAATGGAAATTCTTGAAATGGTGGGACTTGAGAAACGCTACTCGTCGAAAGTAAAAACTTTCTCCCATGGTATGAAACAGCGCCTCGGAATTGCACAAGCCCTGATTCACGACCCGAAACTCATAATACTCGATGAACCGACAACAGGACTCGACCCTCAAGGGATGAAGGAGATTCGCGAACTCGTGGTCTCTCTGAGCAAAGATCATCAAAAAACAATCTTTCTCTCCTCCCATATTCTTTATGAAGTGGAACTGATCGCCAACAGGATGGTTATCATCGATAAGGGAAAAGCCGTCATTGAAGGATATGTAGAGGATCTGCTGAATGCCGCTGAGACCAGAGTAAATATCGAAGTAAGCAACCCTGAAAAGTCGGTGCAAATCATCAATGAGAGCGATTTTAAAGGAAGAATTGATGATGTTTCGAATTCAACGATTATTATGTTCATGAAAAAAGATGAAATTGCCCCGCTCAACAGAAAACTGGTGGAAAATGGAATAGAGGTAAGCTCATTAATCCCTACAAGATCACTTGAGGAGTACTTCTTAAACCTGACAGGAAAGGGAGAATAA
- a CDS encoding ABC transporter permease, whose protein sequence is MIDLVRIELYKIFRKWRTYIGFITIAIIVSIIEIAMLVEGESYLKFLTQNLQNIFVFEGNFLNGYLMSFLVLGALAIHIPFLITLVAGDLLAGEATSGTYRMLITRPITRNQLLTAKLIAATIYTNLMVLFLGVMSLGLGVILFGTGELIVIKDILIIFAKDDILWRFAIAYGIAALSMMVVTSMAFFFSSMVENAIGPIVSTMAVIIVFYILSAINIEVLQDLKPYMFTTYMQSWNIIFTTPVEMDELYQAMGILSFHIALFLGLTYYYFNKKDITS, encoded by the coding sequence ATGATCGATCTCGTAAGAATTGAGCTTTATAAAATTTTCAGGAAGTGGAGAACTTACATCGGCTTCATAACCATTGCTATAATTGTCTCAATTATCGAAATAGCAATGCTAGTTGAGGGTGAAAGCTACCTTAAGTTTCTGACCCAGAATCTGCAGAACATTTTTGTTTTCGAAGGAAATTTCCTGAATGGTTACCTGATGTCGTTCCTTGTGCTTGGAGCACTTGCCATTCATATCCCGTTCCTGATAACTCTTGTAGCCGGTGACCTCCTCGCTGGTGAAGCAACTTCGGGAACATACAGAATGCTGATAACGCGACCTATCACGCGAAACCAGCTCCTTACAGCGAAGCTTATCGCAGCCACCATCTATACAAATCTGATGGTACTCTTTCTTGGCGTTATGTCGCTGGGTCTCGGAGTCATTCTCTTCGGAACAGGCGAGTTGATTGTCATCAAGGACATACTGATTATCTTCGCGAAGGATGACATTCTGTGGAGGTTTGCAATTGCATATGGAATTGCAGCTTTAAGCATGATGGTGGTTACATCGATGGCGTTTTTCTTCTCCTCAATGGTTGAAAATGCAATAGGACCGATCGTCAGCACAATGGCGGTTATTATAGTATTCTACATTCTATCAGCCATCAACATTGAAGTGCTGCAGGACTTAAAGCCATATATGTTTACCACTTATATGCAATCGTGGAACATTATATTTACAACTCCCGTAGAAATGGATGAGCTCTATCAGGCAATGGGAATCCTCTCGTTTCACATAGCTTTGTTCCTCGGCTTGACTTATTATTATTTCAACAAAAAAGACATCACTTCCTAA